The following DNA comes from Amycolatopsis albispora.
CGGGAGTTCCTGCTCGGCAGGCTCGCGAAGTACAAGATCCCGGTGTCGGTCGAGACGGTGGAAGCGTTGCCGCGCACCGGATCCGGCAAGATCCGCAAGGCCGAGCTGCGGCGCTCAGCCCAGGGAACGCAGGAACAGTGACGGCCCGGCGTGGGTGAGGCCGGTGTCCACCCCGTGCCCGGCGAAGTCCGCGGTCTCGTTGCCCGCCCAGTCGGTGATCGGCGCGCCGTCGCGGCCGAGGTGCTGCCACTTCCCGGCCTGCCAGCCGAACTGGAACACCGTGTCACCGCCGGTGCCGTAGGGCGCGTAGGCGTCGAACGGGCCGTCCGGGGTGGTCTGCTTGGCCAGGTTGTTGCGGAAGAAGACGTTCTGCGGGCCGGTCGCGCCGGACCACTTGACCGCCTTCTTGCCCGCGCCCCACCAGATCGGGTACCAGGTGCCCTGCTCGCTGCCGCCGCCCTCGGCACCGCAGTTCGCGGTGCAGTTGCCCGGCCCGTGCGCGGCGGGCACCCGGACGGTGTTGTTCTCGAACAGGTTCTGCCGTTCCCAGCCGCCGTGCAGGTTGAGGTCGCTGTCGAACTCGTTGCCGAGCACCACGTTGCCGGCGGCCGACCACTGGAAGGTGAAGTGCCGCAGGCCACGCGTGGTGTTGTTCGCGTACACGCTGTCCCACACCCGGCTGCCGCGCAGGTAACCGTTGCCGCCCTTGCCCTTGTTCCACGACCCGTCGAGCTGGTTGCCGACGATCTGCAGGTTCTTGGCTTCCTCGGTGACGATCGGGTGCGACCCGGCCATCTCGATCCGGACGTTGCGCACCCAGCTGTCGGCCGCCCACTTGAACACGATGCCGTGCATGGCCGACTCGGGCGCGAAGTTGCCGTAGTCGTGGCGCACCCGGTCCGGGGTCAGCCCCGGCACCTCCTGGGTGAAGGCGAAGCTCTCGAAGCCGACGCCCACCACCGGATCCACCACGGGCGCGGCCTTGCTGTCGTACTCGTCGCCGTCGATCGGGGCCGAGCCGTCCGAGGTCGAGGTGACCGGCACGTCGAAGTCGAGCGGCCGGTCCAGGGTGATCGACTTCTCGCCGACCGCGGTGATCCGGTACATCCGCTGGCGCATGTGCAGGTTCTGCAGCTCGTGCTCGGTCGGCAGCGCCTGCTGCTCCTCGTACATCCGGGTGGTGTTGGCGGCGCGGATGTTGACCAGGCCGCCGACCGTGAAGTCCTTGGCCTTCTTCGCCAGGTGCACCTCGGTGTCCCCGGCGTGCGCGGCGATCCCGGCGCTGCCCGGCTTGGCGGCCAGCTTCACGCCCGCCTTCCAGTGCACGTTCACCGTGCCCTTCACCAGATCCTGCCGGTTCGGCTCGGTACAACTGTCCTGATAGGACTCTTCGACCGCCTGCGACTGCACGCGGAACAGGCCGCGGCCGGGCCACAGCCAGCCGCCCTTGGCGTCACCGCAGGTCATCGCGTCGGGATCCCAGGCGGAGCCGTCGGCGGTGAGCGTGTCGTAGCGGGTGTTCTCGTCCGGGCGGAAGACCACACGCGTGCTGTGCCCGGCGCCGCGCAGGGTGAGGTAGTCGGCGTCGACCCAGAGTTGCCTGCTGACCTCCAGCGTGCCCGCCGGGAAGATGATCAGGGAAAGCTTGCCGAACCCGGCGTCCGGCGTGCAGTCGGTGCGGATCCGGTCGATCGCCGACTGGATGCCCGCGGAGTCGTCCTCACCGTCGTCCGGGCGCACGTCGAACTGGTTGGCCAGCTCTCCGGGCGTGATGCGGCAGGCCGGATCGGGGTTGTAGTCGGCTTCCGCCGGCAGGTTCTCGCCTTCGCGGTAACCGGCCCGGCTCCAGTCGGGCAGGCCGGGCAGCGGCGCCGCCCGGTTCGCCCGCCCGAGGTCGAGCCCGGCCGGCAGTGGCGGCGGCGCGGGCTCGCCCTCGTCCGCGACCGGTGTCGACTGGCAGCCGGTCAGCACGATGGCGGTGACCACTCCGAGAATTCCGATGGCACGTTTGCGCATTCGTCCGTCCCCCCACATCGGCGATACCGAGGTGGACGGGCAATGCGCACCCATGGCTCCGGAGCGTGACCCAGGTCACAAACCGAGCCCGTAGACCGACAGTGTCCGGCTGCCGCCGAAGCCGCCGGTCCGGTGCAGCAGGCGCAGGTCCGCGGTGCCCGCCATGATGTCGAGTTCCGCCAGCGGCGGGAACTCCGCGGTCCGGTAGTAGTGCCCGAGCCGCACCGGCGCCGTCGGCGTCTCGATGATCACCACGCCGTCGTCGACGATGTGGTCGGCGGCGGTCATCAGCAGTTCGATCTGCGCGCGCAGGGTGTAGAGCTGCGCCAGCGCCGACGGCTCGACCAGCACCGCGCCGAAGACGTCCTCCAGGCACTCGCGCCGCAGGTCGGCGTGCACGAAGTAGACGGCTTCGGCGCCCGGCATGCTGGCCGCGTACTCGATCGCGGTGGGGGAGTCGTCGACGACGAAGACGCTGAACCCGGCCGCGGCCAGCGCGCGGGCCGGTCCGTCCGGGTTCGCGCCCAGTTCGAGCACGGTGCGGTCGGGCACCCAGTGCTGGTAGAAGGCGATGGTGTGCCGCGTGTCATCGCCGAGGGGCCTGGGGTCGAGTGTCGTTGTCGTGGTGCGCGGGTGGTGTAGTGACATCGGGCAACCTGTCGTCCGGGGCCGGGGAACCGAGCTCGCCTGTGTTGCCACTACCTACGGCTGACGCGGCCGGTTCGTTCACGCCCAGCCGGTCGGTCGGCACGCGGTGCGTTTCGCGTGCGGTCGCCGCGGCACCGGCGGCGACCAGGCAGACCGCCGCGGTGAAGATCGCCACGCCCAGCCAGTCCTCTTTGCCGGACCCGATCGCGGCCACCACGCTCGGCGCGAAGCCCGCCACCGCGAAGCCGACCTGCGTGCCGATCGCCACGCCGGACAACCGCACCCGCGCGCTGAACATCTCGCCGTAGAAAGCGGGCCACACCCCGTTGACCCCGCTGTAGACCACGCCGAACAACAGCAGCCCGAAGGCGAAGATGAGCGGGAACTGCCCCACCGAGATGGACCACAGGTACGGGAAGATCAGCAGCCCGCAGGCGAGGCAGCCGCCGATGAACACCGGCTTGCGGCCGATCCGGTCGGCGAGCGCGGCCAGTGCCGGGATCGCCGCCAGCGCCAGCACGTTGGCCAGCACGCCCACCCACAGCATCGGCGTGCGTTCCAGCCCGATGGTGTTCACCGCGTAGCTGAGCGCGTAGACGGTGAAGATCGTGCTCACCGAGGCGATCGTGGCGGCGACGACCACCCGCAGCACGTCGGCCCAGTGGTCGCGGAACAGCACGGCGACCGGCAGCTTGGCCACCTCGGCGCGTTCGAACACCGGTGTCTCGTCCAGCTTGCGCCGCACCACAAAACCGACGACGACCACCAGCGCGCTGCACCAGAACGGCAGGCGCCAGCCCCACGACAGCAGCTGGTCCTCGGGCAGCGCGGCGATCGGCAGGAACACCGCGGTGGCCAGGATCTGCCCGGCCTGGGTGCCGCTGAGGGTGAAGCTGGTGTAGTAGGCGCGCCGGTGCTCGGGGGCGTGCTCCAGCGACATCGAGTTCGCGCTGGCCTGCTCGCCCGCGGCGGACAGGCCCTGCAGCAACCGCAGCACCACCAGCAGGATCGGGGCGAGCACACCGACGTCGGCGTAGGTCGGCAGGCAGCCGACCGCGAAGGTGGCCACGCCCATCAGCAGCAGGGTGAACACCAGGACCTTCTTGCGGCCGAACCGGTCCCCGACGTGCCCGAGGATGACCGCGCCGATCGGCCGTGCCAGGTAACCGACGCCGAAGGTGGCCAGCGCCAGCAGCGTGCCGGCGGCGGGCGCGGAGGCGGGGAAGAAGATCTTGTTGAACACCAGCGCCGCGGCGGTGCCGTAGATGAAGAAGTCGTAGTACTCGAGCGCGCTGCCGATCCAGGCGGCCAGCGCGGCCTTGCGTGGCATGCCCTGCACAGGGGTCACCGTGGGCTCCTGAAGTCCGTGCTCCGTTGCTCAGACACAGCGGGGAGGCGGGGTTAATGAACCATCTAGTTAGTTAACACAGGCTGGACAACGGCGCCCCCGATGTCAACCCCCGGGCTGGATCAGGCGGTGAGGTAGTTGATGACCAGGTCGCCGAGCATGCGGCGCTGCTGCTCCCGGCGTTCCGGGTCGAGCAGGTCGCGGCCGAAGATGGCGGCGAAGGTGTGCCGGTTGGCCAGCCGGAACACGCAGTACGAGCTGATCACCATGTGGATGTCGAGCGGATCGGCGTCGGCGCGGAAGCGGCCGGCCGCGCGCCCGCGGTCCAGGATGCGCGTGAGCACGTCGAGCGCGGGATTGGCCAGTCCGGACAGCACCTCGGAGCGCGCGATGTGCTCGGCGCGGTGGATGTTCTCGATGCTGACCAGCCGGATGAAGTCCGGGTGCGCCTCGTGGTGGTCGAAGGTCAGCTCGGCGAGCTGCCGGATGGCTTCCTCCGGCTCGAGGTGCTCGACGTCGAGCTGCTGTTCGAGCCCGCGGATCGCCGCGTAGGCTCGCTCCAGCACGGCGACGTAGAGCTGCTCCTTGCCGCCGAAGTAGTAGTAGATCATCCGCTTGGTGGTGCTGGTCCTGGCGGCGATCTCGTCCACCCTGGCCCCGGTGTAGCCCTTGTCGGCGAACTCCCTGGTGGCCATCTCGAGAATGTCGGCGCGGGTGCGTTCCTTGTCGCGCTGCCGCTCGACCTCGGACGACGGTGCGGCCACCGGCTCCCTCCGATTCGTTCGCGGACACCCAACTCTAGCCCAGCCCCCTTCACGGGCGCCGGACCGCGGGCTACAGTGAACTCACCAGTTAGTACATTAATCGCCGGAAGGCCTGTGGTGACCAGCTATCTCATCGGACTGATCGGCGCCGGCATCGGCCCGTCGCTGAGCCCGGCCCTGCACGAACGCGAGGCGGACCGGCTCGGCCTGCGTTACCTCTACCGCCGCCTGGACCTCGACGAACTCGGCCGCCCGGCCGGGCAGGTGCTCGAAGCCGCGCGGCTGGCCGGGTTCGACGGGCTCAACGTGACCCATCCGGTCAAGCAGTCCGTGCTGGGCCACCTCGACGAGCTGTCACCGGAGGCCGCCGCGCTCGGCGCGGTGAACACCGTGGTCTTCGACCGCGGGCGCGCGATCGGGCACAACACCGACAGCACCGGGTTCGCCGGCAGCCTCAGCCGTGGCCTGCCTGAGGCCACAATGGACACCGTGCTGCTGCTGGGCGCGGGTGGCGCGGGCGCGGCGGTCGCGCACGCGCTGCTCTCGCTGGGTACCGGGACGCTGCACGTCCACGATGTCGATTCCGGACGGGCGGCGAAGCTGGTTTCCGCGCTGTGCGAGCGTTTTGGCGACGGCCGGGCGGTCGTCGGCGAGCTCGGCGTGCTGGACACCGCCGACGGCCTGGTACACGCGACCCCGACCGGGATGGCGCGTTACCCCGGCAGCCCGGTGCCCGCGTCGGCACTGCGGCCGGAGCTGTGGGTGGCCGACATCGTCTACCGTCCACTTGAGACCGAACTGCTGCGCGCGGCGGCCGCCCGCGGTTGCCGCGTGCTCGACGGCGGCGGCATGGTCGTGTTGCAGGCCGCCGACTCGTTCCGCCTGTTCACCGGGGTCGAGCCGGACGCCGAGCGCATGCTGCGGCACTTCGGCGAACTCGCGGCGGAGGAAGGGGTGTACGCCCGTGGCTGAGCGCCGGACCGCCATCGCCACCGTGTGCCTGTCGGGCACGCTGGAGGACAAGCTGGCCGCCGCCTCGTCGGCCGGGTTCGACGGGGTGGAGATCTTCGAGAACGACCTGCTGGCGTCGCGGTTGTCCCCGGCCGGGATCCGGCGCCACTGCGCGGACCTGGGCCTGTCGATAGACCTGTACCAGCCGTTCCGCGATTTCGAGGCGGTGCCGCCGGAGCTGCTGCGGGCCAATCTCCGCCGGGCCGAGCGCAAGCTCGACCTGATGGCCGAACTCGGCACCGGCACCATTCTGGTCTGCTCGTCGGTGTCACCCGATGCGGTGGACGACGACGAACTGGCCGCCGAGCACCTGCACGCGCTGGCCGAGCTCGCCGCCGAACGCGGCATGCGGATCGCGTACGAGGCACTGGCGTGGGGCCGGTTCGTCAACACCTACCAGCGGTCGTGGCGGATCGTGCGGCGTGCCGCGCACCCGGCGCTCGGCCTGTGCCTGGACAGCTTCCACATCCTGTCGGTGGGCGGCGATCCGGCCGCGATCCGCACGATCCCCGGCGAAAAGATCTTCTTCGTGCAGCTCGCCGACGCGCCCCGGCTGGCGATGGACGTGCTGCAGTGGAGCAGGCACCACCGGCTCTTCCCCGGCCAGGGCGAGTTCGACCTGACCGCGTTCACCGGGCACGTGCTGGCCACCGGGTACCGCGGGCCGCTGTCGCTGGAGGTGTTCAACGACGTCTTCCGGCAGGCCGATCCGCGGCTCACCGCGGTGGACGCGATGCGCTCGCTGCTGGCGTTGCGGGAGTCGCTGGGCCTGGCCGAACTGCCCGAAGCGCCGGCGTTGCACGGGCACGCGTTCGCCGAACTCGCCGCGCCGGCGGGGGAGGACGTGGGCAAGGTGCTGGCCGGTCTCGGGTTCACCGTCGCGGGTCACCACCGGACCAAGCCGGTCCAGCTGTGGGCGCAGAACGGGGCTCGCGTGCTGGTCAACAAAACCGGCGAGCGCACCGCGATCGCGGTGGACAGCGAGGACCCCGGGCGTTCGGCCCGCCGTGCCGAGGCGTATCTCGCGCAGCCGTTGCGGCGTGGCCGGGAGGCGGTCGCGGCGCCCGACTCCACCGAACTGTTCTTCTGCGGCGGTGACGACTGGCTGGCCGACTTCGAGCCGGCCGGCGAGGCCGGGCGCACGGCGGGCATCACCGGCATCGACCACGTGGCGCTGACCCAGCCGTTCGACCAGTTCGAGGAAGCCGCGTTGTTCTACCGGTCGGTGCTGGGCCTGCGGCTGGACCCGGTGGTGGAGTTCGCCGCGCCGTTCGGCCTGGTGCGCAGCCGTGCCGCCGCGCACCAGGGCGTGCGGCTGACCCTGGACACCGCGCTCGTGCGCCGCGGGGAATGGGCGCCCGCCGTGCGCGAGCCGCAGCACATCGCCTTCGCCACCGGTGACGCGATCGCCAGCGCGAAGGCGATGCGTGCGCTGGGCGCGCCCCTGCTGGACATCCCCGGCAACTACTACGACGACCTCGAGGCCCGCCTCGACCTCGACCCGGGGTTGCTGGCCGAGCTGCGGGCGCAGTCGGTGCTGTACGACCGCGACGAGCACGGCGAATTCCTGCACTTCTACACCGAGCTGGCGGGGGAGCGGGTGTTCTTCGAGGTGGTGCAGCGCATCGGCGGATACCGGGGCTACGGCGTGGCGAACGCGCCGATCCGCATGGCCGCCCACCGCGACCGCCGCCTCAACGGCCGCTAGGGCGCCCTAGGGTGCGTGGCCAGGACCTTCGCGCCCAGGGCCGGGGTCGAGGCCGGGCTATGCTGCGGAGGTGACAGTTGCCTCCCGGGGGCGGATCGACAAGCGGCAGGCGATCCTGACCGCCGCGTTCACCGTCTTCGCTCGCCGCGGCTACGCCGAAGCCTGCGTCAAGGAGATCGCGGAGGAAGCGGGCGTCGCCAAGCCGACCGTCTACAACCACCTCAACGACAAGGAAAACCTGTTCCGCCACGCCATCGAAGCCGCCGCCGACGAAGTGATGGCGGCCAATCTCGAGGTGGTGGAGCGCCTGCGCGAACCGGGACCGGACCTGCGCGCGGCGCTGGCGGACGTGGCGCACCGGCTGGTCCAGGTGTGCTGTGCCGAGCGGTCGCGGTCGCTGCGGCGGCTGACCTACGGCCAGGTGGCGCGGTTCCCCGAGCTGATCGAGCTGGTGCAGACCCGCACCGCGGACAGGGTCGCCGAGGCGCTGGCCGACCGGCTCGCGCGGTTCTCGCTGGCCGGCCGCCTGCGCCCGTGCGACCCGGCGGCGGCTTCGGAGCAGCTGCTCGCGCTGCTGACCGGCCCGCTGGAAACGCGGTCGCGGCTGGGCACGCGCAAGGTGCCCGCGGCGGAAATGCGCGCCGTCGCCGACGCGGCCGTCGACACCTTCCTCCGCGCCTACGCCGCCGAATGACCGCCATGCGGACCCGGCCGGTGCGGGAGCGCCCGGGCAAGCGCGCGTGGCTCGGCCCGCTCTCCCTGCTGCTGGGCGTGGTGTGCTGGTGGGTGCCGCTGGGCTGGATGGTGGCCGTCGTGGCGATCGCCTGCGCCACCGCGTCGATCCTCACCGACCGCCAGTACCGGCTCGACTGGACCGCGGTGACCGGGGCCTCGGTGGCGGCCGGTCAGCTGTTCTTCACGGTGTTCCTGATGGCGATGGAGGCCGCTGGGCACTGACAGCACTGACAGCACTGACACCGTGTCAGTCCGTCGCCGGTTGGCGGAACTGCGCGGCGTAGAGGCGGTGGTAGGCACCCTCGGCGGCGAGCAGTTCCGCGTGCGTGCCCTGTTCGACGATGCGGCCCGCCTCCATCACCAGGATCAGGTCGGCGTCGCGGATGGTGGACAGCCGGTGCGCGATGACAAAGCTCGTGCGGTTGGACCGCAGCGCCGCCATCGCGTGCTGCACCAGCGATTCCGTGCGCGTGTCCACCGAACTCGTGGCCTCGTCGAGGATCAGCAGCGACGGGTCGGCCAGGAAGGCCCGCGCGATGGTGAGCAGCTGCTTCTCCCCGGCGCTGACGTTCGTGCCGTCGTCGTCGATCACCGTGTCGTAGCCGTCGGGCAGGCTGCGCACGAACCGGTCGACGAAGGTGGCCTTCGCCGCCGCCTCGATCTGCTCGTCGGTGGCGCCCGGCCTGCCGTAGGCGATGTTGTCGCGGATGGTGCCGCCGAACAGCCAGGTGTCCTGCAGCACCATGCCGATCTGCCCGCGCAGCGCGGCGCGGCCGAGCCGGGTGATGTCGGTGCGGTCCAGGGTGATCCGGCCCGAGTCCAGCTCGTAGAACCGCATGATCAGGTTGACCAGCGTGGTCTTGCCCGCCCCGGTCGGCCCGACCACGGCCACCGTCTGGCCCGGTTCGGCGACCAGCGACAGGTCCTCGATCAGCGGGGTGTCCGGTTCGTAGCGGAAGCTCACGTGCTCGAACTCGACCCGCCCGCGCCGCGGCCCTGCGGGCGCCGGCTCGGCCGGGTCCGGCTCCTGCTCCTCGGCGTCGAGCAGCTCGAACACCCGCTCCGCCGAAGCCACGCCGGACTGCAGCAGGTTCGCCATCGACGCCGCCTGGGTCAGCGGCTGGGTGAACTGCCGCGAGTACTGCAGGAACGCCTGCACGTCACCGATGGTCATCGCGCCGGTGGTCACCCGCAGCCCGCCGATCACCGCCAGCGCGAGATAGCTGAGATTGGACACGAACATCATCGACGGCATGATCACGCCGGAGACGAACTGCGCGCCGAGGCTGGCACCGAACAGCTTGCCGTTGCGCTCGCCGAACTCCCGCTCCACCTCCTCGCGGCGGCCGAACGCGGTGACCAGCTCGTGCCCGGAGTAGGCCTCCTCGATCTGCGCGTTGAGCGAGCCGGTGTGCTTCCACTGCGCCACGAACAGCTTCTGCGACCGCTTCCCGATCAGCCGGGTGACCACAATGGACAGTGGAACGGCGGTGAGCGCGACCAGCGCCAGCAGCGGCGAGATGACCAGCATCATCACCAGCACGCCGAGCACGGTCAGCACCGCGGACAGCAGCTGGCTCAGCGTCTGCAGCAGGGTCAGCGAGATGTTGTCGATGTCGTTGGTGACGCGGCTGAGCAGCTCACCACGCGGCTGCCGGTCGTAGTACCGCAGCGGCAGCCGGTGCAGCTTGCCCTCGACCTCTTCGCGCAGCCGGAACACGAAGCGCTGCACCACGTTGTTCAGCAGCCTGCCCTGCAGCCAGGCGAACACCGACGAGGCCAGGTACAGCGCGAGCACCCAGGCGAGCACCTCACCGAGCGCGGCGAAGTCCAGCGCGCCGCGCTGCACCCCGGCGATCACCACGTCCGTGGCGTGGCCGAGCACCTTGGGCCCGGCCACCGACAGCGCGACGCTCGCCACGCCGAGCACGACGATCACCAGCAGCAGGCGGCGTTCACCGCGCAACCGGCCGAGCAGCCGCTTCGCCGAGGTCGAGAAGTTCTCCGCCTTGCTGGCGGGCATGCCGATGCCGGGCCCGCGGCCGAACATCGAGGCCTGCGGCTGCGGCGGGCGGTTCGTGGCGGGGGCGCTCATGCCGCGGGCTCCGGGGTCAGCTGGGACTGGACGATCTCGAGATAGGTCGGGCAGCTCTCCAGCAGCTCGTCGTGCGTGCCGCGGCCCACCACGGAACCGTTCTCCAGCACCACGATCTGCTCGGCATCGACCACAGTGGACACCCGCTGGGCGACCACCAGCACGGCGGCGTCCGCGGTGTGCGGCCGCAGCGCCGCGCGCAGGGCCGCGTCGGTGGCCAGGTCGAGCGCGGAGAACGAGTCGTCGAACAGGTAGATCTCGGGCTTGCGCACCAGCGCCCTGGCGATCGAGAGCCGCTGCCGCTGCCCGCCGGAGACGTTCGTGCCGCCCTGGGTGATCGGCGCGTCCAGCCCGCCGGGCATCGCCTCGACGAACTCCCGCGCCTGCGCGATTTCCAGTGCCTCCCACAGTTCTTCTTCGGTGGCATCCGGTTTGCCGTAACGCAGGTTGCTCGCCACCGTGCCGGTGAACAGGTACGGCCGCTGCGGCACCAGCCCGATCCGGCCGCGGAGCACCGCGGGATCGAGGCGGCGCACGTCCACGCCGTTGACCAGCAGGATGCCGCCGGTGACGTCGAGCAGGCGGGGGACCAGCGACACCAGCGTGGTCTTCCCGGCGCCGGTGCTGCCCACGATCGCGGTGGTCTTCCCGCGTTCCGCGCGGAAGGAAACCCCGCGCAGCACCGGATCCGCGGCGCCGGGGTAGCGCAGTTCGACGTCGCGGAACTCCACCTCGCCGTGCGTGCCCACCTCGCGGACGGGGTCCGCCGGCGGCAGCACCGAGGATTCGGTGTCCAGCACCTCGACGATGCGCTCGGCGCAGACCGACGCACGCGGGATCATCGTCGCGATGAAGGTCACCATCATCACCGAGGTCAGGATCAGCATCAGGTAGCTCAGGAACGCCACCATCGCGCCGACCTGCAGCTGGCCGTCGGCGACCCGCCGCGCGCCGAACCAGACCACGGCCACGCTGGAGGCGTTGAGCACCAGCATCACGATCGGGAACAGCAACGCCTGCAACCGGCCGACGCGCAGCGCGGTGTCGGTCAGCGCGGTGTTCGCCTCGGCGAAGCGGCGGGTCTCCACCGGCTCGCGGACGAACGCGCGGACCACGCGGATGCCGGACAGTTGTTCGCGCAGCACGCGGTTCACCGTGTCGATGCGGTCCTGCATGGTGCGGAAGCGCGGCACCATGCGGACGATGATCAGGCCCATCGCGACCAGCAGCACCGGCACCGCGACCAGCATCAGCCAGGACAGCCCGGGGTCCTCGCGGATCGCCAGCACGATGCCGCCGACCGACATGATCGGCGCGGTGACCAGCATCGTGCAGGCCACCACCACCAGCATCTGCACCTGCTGCACGTCGTTGGTGTTGCGGGTGATCAGCGAAGCCGCGCCGAAGCCGGAGACCTCCCTGGCGGAGAACCGGCCCGCGCGGTGGAAGATCGCCGCGCGCACGTCACGGCCGAAGCTCATCGCCACCCGCGCGCCGAGGTAGACCGCGCCGGTCGAGCAGATGATCTGCAGCAGGGTGACCGCGAGCATCCAGCCGCCGACGCGCAGGATGTAGCCGGTGTCGCCGGTGGCCACGCCCTGGTCGATGATGTCGGCGTTCAGGCTGGGCAGGTAGAGCGAGCCCATCGTGCCGACCAGTTGCAGCAGCACCACGCCGGCCAGTTCGCGCCGGTACGGCCGCAGGTGACCGCGCAGCAGGCGACTCAGCAAGTCGGACCCCCAGGAAGAAACGTTCCGTATCTAACGGCGCCAGGCTACAGTCCCGTTCGGGAAACGCAATCGGGATAAAAGGGGCACTCTTGGCAGAGCGGTCTCGCCGCCGGGGGGAACACCTCGAACAGGCGATCTTCGAAGCCGTGTGGGCGGAGCTGCTCGAGGTCGGCTACGCGAAGCTCACCATGGAGGCGGTCGCCGCGCGAGCCGGGACCAGCAAGCCGGTGCTGTACCGCCGGTGGGCCGGGCGCGCCGAGCTGGTGCTCGCGGCCTGGCGGCACCGGCTGCCGGTGTCCCTGGAACTGCCCGACACCGGGACGCTGTCCGGTGACCTGAAGGAGTTGCTCGGCCGGTCGCTGTGCCGGTTCGAGGACTTTTCGCCGGACCTGCTGGCCGGGCTGACCACCGAGACCTTCCGTGATCCGGAGGTTTTCGCGCTGCTGCGCAAGCAGATCGCGAAGGCCGCGCCGGGGCACGCGCTGGCGGCGCTGATCGGATGGGCGGTCGAACGCGGGGAGATAGCGGAGCCCCGGCTGAGCCCGCGGGTGCTCGCGCTGCCCCTGGACCTGATCCGCGCTGACGCCGTCCTCTACGGCAGGCAGGTGACGGACGCCAGAATCACCGAAATAGTCGACGACATCTTTCTGCCGCTGCTGCGTGGCCTCGCCGCTCCGTGACCGGCTACCGTCGGCGAGGTGGTGATCCGCGATGAGGCAGGAAACGAACTGCGCGGTTTCCACCCCGATCTCGCCCTGCGCCCGATGCCGCTCGCGCTGGTGGTGGTCGCGTTCCGCGGGCGGGTGCTGATGATGCTGAACGCCTTCCGACGCCACTGGGAGCTGCCCGGCGGCATGCTGGAGGCGGGGGAGGGGCCAGAAGCGGCGGCGCTGCGGGAGCTGGCCGAGGAAACCGGCATTCTGGCGACGACGGCGGAGTTCGCCGTCGTGGCCGAGTTCGCCTTGGTCGCGCCGGTGCGACGCGAGTACGCCGCGGTCTACCGGCTGGCGCTCGAAGCCCCGCCGCGCCCGGTGGTCAGCGACGAGGCGCTGGCCTTCCGATGGTGGGACCCCGCCACGCCGGTACCGCCGGAAATGAGCCCGCTCGACGCCGCGATCGCACGACAGGTCTGCCCGGTTCGCTGAGGTGGCCGCGATCGCGCGGCAGGGCAGGCTGCCTCCCGATGTTGCCGCGAGCGCCCAGCGGGTCAGTCAGCCTGGCCCGCTCCACGCCGTGATCGCGCGGCGGACCAGCCCGGCTCGCTGACGTACCAGCGATCGCGCGGCAGGGCAGTCCGGCTCGCTGAGGTTGCCGCGATCGGACGGCGGGCGGGCCGTCTCACCGATGTTGCCGCGAAAGCGCGGGGCCAGCCCGGTTCGCTGAGGTGGCCGCGATCGCGCGGCAGGGCAGGCTGCCTCCCGATGTTGCCGCGAGTGCACAGCGGGCAGTGCGCGTCATCGAGGTTGCCGCGATCGCGCGGCGGGTCGGTCCGGCTCGCTGGGGTTGCCGTGTGGCACAGCGGGCAGGCTGCCTCACCGATGTTGCCGCAAAAGCGCGGCGGGGCCAGCCCGGTCCGCTCCACGCCGCGATCGCGCGGCGGGTCAGCTCGGCTCGCTGATGTTGACCATCCAGGAAACGCCGAACTGGTCCACGCACGCCCCGAATTCGTCGCCCCACATTTGCTTTTCGAGCGGAGCCGAAACGGTGCCCTTAGCGGACAACTTCTCCCAGTAACCCCGCAGTTCGTCCCCGTCGTCGCCGCTCAGGCTGACGGTGACGTTCGTGCCGGGCTTGTATTCCATGCCGGTCGGCGTGTCGGCCGCCATCAGGGTGAACCCGCTCGGCGTTTCCAGCATGCCGTGCATGATCTTGTCCTGGTCGT
Coding sequences within:
- a CDS encoding class I SAM-dependent methyltransferase, which codes for MPDRTVLELGANPDGPARALAAAGFSVFVVDDSPTAIEYAASMPGAEAVYFVHADLRRECLEDVFGAVLVEPSALAQLYTLRAQIELLMTAADHIVDDGVVIIETPTAPVRLGHYYRTAEFPPLAELDIMAGTADLRLLHRTGGFGGSRTLSVYGLGL
- a CDS encoding MFS transporter, producing MPRKAALAAWIGSALEYYDFFIYGTAAALVFNKIFFPASAPAAGTLLALATFGVGYLARPIGAVILGHVGDRFGRKKVLVFTLLLMGVATFAVGCLPTYADVGVLAPILLVVLRLLQGLSAAGEQASANSMSLEHAPEHRRAYYTSFTLSGTQAGQILATAVFLPIAALPEDQLLSWGWRLPFWCSALVVVVGFVVRRKLDETPVFERAEVAKLPVAVLFRDHWADVLRVVVAATIASVSTIFTVYALSYAVNTIGLERTPMLWVGVLANVLALAAIPALAALADRIGRKPVFIGGCLACGLLIFPYLWSISVGQFPLIFAFGLLLFGVVYSGVNGVWPAFYGEMFSARVRLSGVAIGTQVGFAVAGFAPSVVAAIGSGKEDWLGVAIFTAAVCLVAAGAAATARETHRVPTDRLGVNEPAASAVGSGNTGELGSPAPDDRLPDVTTPPAHHDNDTRPQAPRR
- a CDS encoding TetR/AcrR family transcriptional regulator, whose product is MAAPSSEVERQRDKERTRADILEMATREFADKGYTGARVDEIAARTSTTKRMIYYYFGGKEQLYVAVLERAYAAIRGLEQQLDVEHLEPEEAIRQLAELTFDHHEAHPDFIRLVSIENIHRAEHIARSEVLSGLANPALDVLTRILDRGRAAGRFRADADPLDIHMVISSYCVFRLANRHTFAAIFGRDLLDPERREQQRRMLGDLVINYLTA
- a CDS encoding shikimate dehydrogenase, with translation MTSYLIGLIGAGIGPSLSPALHEREADRLGLRYLYRRLDLDELGRPAGQVLEAARLAGFDGLNVTHPVKQSVLGHLDELSPEAAALGAVNTVVFDRGRAIGHNTDSTGFAGSLSRGLPEATMDTVLLLGAGGAGAAVAHALLSLGTGTLHVHDVDSGRAAKLVSALCERFGDGRAVVGELGVLDTADGLVHATPTGMARYPGSPVPASALRPELWVADIVYRPLETELLRAAAARGCRVLDGGGMVVLQAADSFRLFTGVEPDAERMLRHFGELAAEEGVYARG
- a CDS encoding bifunctional sugar phosphate isomerase/epimerase/4-hydroxyphenylpyruvate dioxygenase family protein, whose amino-acid sequence is MAERRTAIATVCLSGTLEDKLAAASSAGFDGVEIFENDLLASRLSPAGIRRHCADLGLSIDLYQPFRDFEAVPPELLRANLRRAERKLDLMAELGTGTILVCSSVSPDAVDDDELAAEHLHALAELAAERGMRIAYEALAWGRFVNTYQRSWRIVRRAAHPALGLCLDSFHILSVGGDPAAIRTIPGEKIFFVQLADAPRLAMDVLQWSRHHRLFPGQGEFDLTAFTGHVLATGYRGPLSLEVFNDVFRQADPRLTAVDAMRSLLALRESLGLAELPEAPALHGHAFAELAAPAGEDVGKVLAGLGFTVAGHHRTKPVQLWAQNGARVLVNKTGERTAIAVDSEDPGRSARRAEAYLAQPLRRGREAVAAPDSTELFFCGGDDWLADFEPAGEAGRTAGITGIDHVALTQPFDQFEEAALFYRSVLGLRLDPVVEFAAPFGLVRSRAAAHQGVRLTLDTALVRRGEWAPAVREPQHIAFATGDAIASAKAMRALGAPLLDIPGNYYDDLEARLDLDPGLLAELRAQSVLYDRDEHGEFLHFYTELAGERVFFEVVQRIGGYRGYGVANAPIRMAAHRDRRLNGR